In one window of Campylobacter coli DNA:
- a CDS encoding flagellar biosynthesis anti-sigma factor FlgM, which produces MINPIQQSYVGNATLNTTKTDKETKTNDTQKTENDKAARIAEQIKNGSYKIDTKATAQAIAESLI; this is translated from the coding sequence ATGATCAATCCTATACAACAAAGTTATGTGGGGAATGCCACTTTAAATACAACAAAAACAGATAAAGAAACTAAAACAAACGATACTCAAAAAACAGAGAATGATAAAGCTGCGAGAATTGCAGAGCAAATCAAAAATGGTAGCTATAAAATAGACACAAAAGCTACAGCTCAAGCAATAGCGGAATCTTTAATTTGA
- the prfB gene encoding peptide chain release factor 2: MDNYEFSELLKTLKNKVGNIASIIKPENIQTRLKEIEELENSPSFWNDVKQAGIIGKEKTKITNLLKNYENAFNALNDASELFDLANSENDTETLEALFNDAPKLEDTITSLEISMLLSGENDGKNAIVSIHPGAGGTESNDWASILYRMYLRFCEREGFKVETLDFQEGEEAGLKDVSFLVKGENAYGYLKAENGIHRLVRTSPFDSAGRRHTSFSSVMVSPELDDDIEIEIEEKDIRIDYYRASGAGGQHVNKTESAVRITHFPTGIVVQCQNDRSQHKNKATAFKMLKSRLYELELMKQQDSANAGEKSEIGWGHQIRSYVLFPYQQVKDNRSGEAFSQVDNILDGDIKKMIEGVLIALKSE, encoded by the coding sequence ATGGATAATTACGAATTTAGCGAACTTTTAAAAACTTTAAAAAACAAAGTCGGCAACATAGCCTCTATCATCAAGCCTGAAAACATCCAAACAAGGCTTAAAGAGATCGAAGAGCTTGAAAATTCTCCTTCTTTTTGGAATGATGTCAAGCAAGCAGGAATCATAGGCAAAGAAAAAACCAAGATTACCAATCTACTAAAAAACTACGAAAATGCTTTCAATGCTCTAAATGACGCAAGCGAACTTTTCGATCTAGCCAACAGCGAAAACGATACAGAAACGCTTGAAGCTTTATTTAATGATGCGCCAAAACTTGAAGATACCATCACAAGTCTTGAAATTTCCATGCTTTTAAGCGGAGAAAATGATGGCAAAAATGCTATTGTTTCTATTCATCCTGGTGCGGGTGGAACAGAGAGCAATGACTGGGCAAGCATACTTTATAGAATGTATTTAAGATTTTGCGAAAGAGAAGGCTTTAAAGTCGAAACTTTAGACTTTCAAGAGGGTGAAGAAGCAGGACTTAAGGATGTGAGCTTTTTGGTTAAGGGTGAAAATGCTTATGGGTATTTAAAAGCTGAAAATGGAATTCACCGCTTGGTAAGAACCTCTCCTTTTGATAGCGCAGGACGCCGCCACACAAGCTTTTCAAGCGTTATGGTAAGCCCTGAACTTGATGATGATATAGAAATAGAAATCGAAGAAAAAGATATAAGAATAGATTATTATAGAGCAAGTGGAGCGGGTGGACAACATGTCAACAAAACAGAATCAGCCGTAAGAATCACACATTTTCCAACCGGTATAGTCGTACAATGTCAAAATGATAGAAGCCAACACAAAAACAAAGCCACCGCTTTTAAAATGCTAAAATCTCGCCTTTATGAGCTTGAACTCATGAAACAACAAGATAGTGCTAATGCAGGTGAAAAAAGTGAGATAGGCTGGGGGCATCAAATCCGCTCTTATGTGCTTTTCCCTTATCAACAAGTCAAAGACAATCGAAGTGGCGAGGCTTTCTCTCAAGTAGATAATATCCTTGATGGGGATATTAAAAAAATGATAGAGGGTGTTTTGATTGCTTTAAAATCAGAGTAA
- a CDS encoding TSUP family transporter, which produces MGFEHLDTIYYFVLFFVALFAGFIDSIVGGGGLITLPALIACGIPAHLSLATNKLQSVFGSFTATLTYFKSTTLPHLAYGIFFTALGAAIGSYSVLFVKDEHLKLIILIFLTLTFLYTALRPSLGKHESEAKIKNIKFFHLICGLTLGFYDGFLGPGTGSFWIFACVMLLGFNMKKASINTKILNFTSNVVALFIFLWQYELLWIVGLLMGVGQILGAYLGSKLVLKTNGKFIKTLFLIVVGATIIKVAWDYFS; this is translated from the coding sequence ATGGGCTTTGAACATCTAGATACGATTTATTATTTTGTATTGTTTTTTGTGGCCCTTTTTGCAGGATTTATTGATTCTATCGTGGGTGGAGGTGGACTTATCACACTTCCTGCGCTTATAGCTTGCGGAATTCCTGCACATCTTTCTTTGGCAACCAATAAACTCCAAAGTGTCTTTGGCTCTTTTACAGCGACTTTAACTTATTTTAAATCAACCACCCTACCTCATCTTGCTTATGGTATTTTTTTCACAGCCTTAGGCGCAGCCATAGGAAGTTACAGCGTGCTTTTTGTAAAAGATGAGCATTTAAAACTTATCATTTTGATTTTCTTAACTTTAACTTTTTTATATACTGCTTTGCGTCCTAGCTTGGGCAAACACGAGAGTGAAGCAAAAATAAAAAATATCAAATTTTTTCATTTAATTTGTGGATTAACTTTGGGTTTTTATGATGGTTTTTTAGGGCCTGGGACAGGTTCATTTTGGATTTTTGCTTGTGTAATGCTACTAGGTTTTAACATGAAAAAAGCAAGTATCAATACAAAAATTCTAAATTTCACTAGCAATGTCGTTGCCCTTTTCATCTTTTTGTGGCAATATGAACTTTTGTGGATAGTGGGTTTGCTTATGGGTGTAGGACAAATTTTAGGAGCCTATCTTGGATCAAAATTAGTACTTAAAACCAATGGTAAATTTATAAAAACCCTATTTTTAATCGTAGTGGGTGCTACCATCATCAAGGTTGCTTGGGATTATTTTTCTTAA
- a CDS encoding thiamine-phosphate kinase, whose translation MNKEDFIIKAFLNEKNGDDGAIVDKWCLSKDLFFENVHFKREWLTLEQIATKAMLVNISDAIVMNAKPKYALLGLALPNSLGEDEIKALQKGFLKTAKKFNIKIIGGDTISNDKIDISITIISKVRNKAVFRKGLKKGHLLAYTGVLGKSLRGLEILQNGGTLNSNHVFIKPKLRPDFFYEIAPFISCAMDISDGLSKDLSRLLAQNKCGISWFKTLDDYALYSGEEYEILFAFDEKEYPKIEKIAKKHGVKINIFGKAVKGKYEFSGREHHF comes from the coding sequence ATGAATAAGGAAGATTTTATAATCAAAGCTTTTTTAAATGAAAAAAACGGCGATGATGGTGCTATCGTCGATAAATGGTGCTTGAGTAAGGATTTGTTTTTTGAAAATGTGCATTTTAAAAGAGAATGGCTTACTTTAGAGCAAATTGCTACAAAAGCAATGCTGGTAAATATTTCAGACGCTATCGTGATGAATGCTAAGCCAAAATATGCACTTTTAGGGCTTGCCTTGCCAAATAGCCTAGGTGAAGATGAGATTAAAGCCTTGCAAAAAGGTTTTTTAAAAACAGCTAAAAAATTTAATATCAAAATTATAGGCGGTGATACGATTAGTAATGATAAGATTGATATTAGCATTACTATCATTTCTAAAGTGAGAAATAAGGCTGTTTTTAGAAAAGGACTAAAAAAAGGACATTTGCTTGCTTATACAGGGGTTTTGGGTAAGAGTTTAAGAGGGCTTGAAATTTTGCAAAATGGCGGCACTTTAAATTCAAATCATGTATTTATAAAACCAAAATTAAGGCCTGATTTTTTTTATGAAATCGCACCTTTTATATCTTGCGCTATGGATATTTCAGATGGTTTAAGTAAAGATTTATCAAGACTTTTAGCGCAAAATAAATGCGGTATTTCTTGGTTTAAAACACTTGATGATTATGCGCTTTATAGTGGGGAAGAATATGAAATTTTATTTGCATTTGATGAAAAAGAGTATCCAAAGATAGAAAAAATTGCAAAAAAACATGGCGTAAAAATAAATATTTTTGGAAAAGCAGTGAAAGGAAAGTATGAATTTAGCGGAAGAGAACACCATTTTTAA
- the rsmD gene encoding 16S rRNA (guanine(966)-N(2))-methyltransferase RsmD — MNNEFVSVKDFLQGKKNIHFNDSTQPNKKEKIKKTLPKLYTSIESGIYKGKKLLLPSLQTTRSTKSIVKKCVFNVLRSDLRNKIFIEAFGGSALMAAEALSNYALKAYAIELDLNAYKIALENAKNIDTNLKVIHANTFEMLPKLIEDSKENIILYLDPPFDIREGFSGIYEKIYNFLEKLKLDALFCIILEHNSKIKTPDNIANFTKTKEKKFGSTSLSFYQKNILEE, encoded by the coding sequence ATGAATAATGAATTTGTAAGTGTTAAGGATTTTTTACAGGGTAAAAAAAATATCCATTTTAATGACTCTACCCAGCCCAACAAAAAAGAAAAAATCAAAAAAACTTTGCCTAAATTATATACAAGCATAGAAAGTGGCATATATAAAGGCAAAAAACTGCTTTTACCTAGTCTTCAAACCACAAGAAGCACTAAAAGTATTGTAAAAAAATGTGTTTTTAATGTCTTAAGATCAGATTTAAGAAATAAAATTTTTATCGAAGCTTTTGGAGGAAGTGCTTTAATGGCTGCTGAAGCTTTGAGTAATTACGCTCTTAAGGCTTATGCCATAGAACTTGATTTAAACGCTTATAAAATCGCTTTAGAAAATGCTAAAAATATAGATACAAATTTAAAAGTAATTCATGCTAATACTTTTGAAATGTTACCCAAACTTATAGAAGATTCTAAAGAAAATATTATTTTATATCTTGATCCACCTTTTGATATAAGAGAAGGTTTTAGTGGAATTTATGAAAAAATTTATAATTTCTTGGAAAAATTAAAATTAGATGCTTTATTTTGTATCATTTTAGAGCATAACTCCAAAATAAAAACTCCTGATAATATAGCAAATTTTACCAAAACAAAAGAAAAAAAATTCGGATCAACCAGTCTTAGTTTTTATCAAAAAAATATTCTAGAAGAATAA
- a CDS encoding DUF5644 domain-containing protein, producing the protein MKNLELRIFRFDKQKDYEAYYKPYVYDNYENFATLYDLLLQVQDDDIYFDFEKNDKSYIVVNKEFLPLDTALDILVKKYDFNLTIEPLSTKRSVKDLIINKDDFLEKFKYLAPFANEEDKKLYEKYDYLYYSSEILDFLPEYMGDAVFYLASKMIEKYPNKKIKILKTICDTQKGIFYHLPSKNEDLENIIKNLQKEIIDLKLINEAALEFDLPKINAFDNEIKELGEVKYDFDNFNIACYGFKIKDDIKSKIKAHFISYENSDKNNGFSLLHLNPELSYKMAANIILDAYDSGADFIVVNQAKDFYMFDTCSKKLMQSSGREFKDFYVLSYFEFLSLIQGIKNPSLQNHDLKVSLI; encoded by the coding sequence ATGAAAAATTTAGAACTTAGAATTTTTAGATTTGATAAACAAAAAGATTATGAGGCTTATTATAAACCCTATGTTTATGATAATTATGAAAATTTTGCCACTCTTTATGACTTGCTTTTGCAAGTGCAAGATGATGATATTTATTTTGATTTTGAAAAAAATGATAAAAGCTATATCGTAGTCAATAAAGAATTTTTACCATTAGACACAGCTTTGGATATATTAGTCAAAAAGTATGATTTTAATCTTACCATAGAGCCGCTAAGCACCAAAAGATCGGTAAAAGATCTTATCATCAATAAAGATGATTTTTTAGAAAAATTTAAATACCTTGCTCCATTTGCAAATGAAGAAGATAAAAAGCTTTATGAAAAATATGATTATTTGTATTATTCAAGTGAAATTTTAGACTTTTTACCTGAATATATGGGCGATGCAGTGTTTTATCTGGCTTCAAAAATGATAGAAAAATATCCTAACAAAAAAATAAAAATTTTAAAGACAATTTGTGACACGCAAAAAGGTATCTTTTATCATCTGCCAAGTAAAAATGAAGATTTGGAAAATATCATCAAAAATTTACAAAAAGAAATCATAGATTTAAAACTTATCAATGAGGCTGCTTTAGAATTTGATTTACCAAAAATCAATGCTTTTGATAATGAAATCAAAGAGCTTGGTGAAGTAAAATATGATTTTGATAATTTTAATATCGCTTGTTATGGTTTTAAGATCAAAGATGATATAAAATCAAAAATCAAAGCCCATTTTATCTCTTATGAAAATAGCGATAAAAACAATGGATTTTCCCTGCTTCATCTAAATCCTGAACTTAGCTATAAAATGGCAGCAAATATTATCCTTGATGCTTACGATAGCGGTGCTGATTTTATAGTGGTAAATCAAGCAAAAGATTTTTATATGTTTGACACTTGCTCGAAAAAACTTATGCAAAGTAGCGGAAGAGAATTTAAGGATTTTTATGTTTTGAGCTATTTTGAATTCCTTTCCTTAATCCAAGGGATTAAAAATCCTTCTTTGCAAAATCATGACTTGAAAGTAAGTTTGATATGA
- a CDS encoding flagellar protein FlgN: MLKQRLDEVNAILTKLIELTQEDIENIKIAKHDTVASSVEEKNKLIAEFSAAKKRLDSALVELNNSSTKGLSELLDEEDKQKLDLLKKNLQTLHTTNKEYAKFVLIVKDFLDGLVNKMFDMNDGTNNAYGDKKTTPESIFKINV; the protein is encoded by the coding sequence ATGCTTAAACAAAGATTAGATGAAGTCAATGCTATCTTAACAAAACTCATAGAATTAACACAAGAAGATATAGAAAATATAAAAATTGCAAAGCATGATACGGTTGCTTCAAGTGTTGAAGAAAAAAACAAGCTTATTGCTGAATTTAGCGCTGCTAAAAAGCGACTTGATTCTGCTTTAGTTGAACTTAATAATAGCTCTACAAAAGGACTAAGCGAATTGCTTGATGAGGAAGATAAGCAAAAATTAGATCTACTTAAAAAAAATTTACAAACCCTTCATACCACAAATAAAGAATACGCGAAATTCGTTCTTATTGTCAAAGATTTTCTTGATGGCTTAGTAAATAAAATGTTTGATATGAATGATGGAACAAATAATGCTTATGGAGATAAAAAGACTACTCCAGAGTCAATTTTTAAAATCAATGTTTAA
- a CDS encoding rod-binding protein produces MKVDNFLSTYSMNNALLERAAKARNLESDFKINNNEIITKTKEDEALKEQTDAFEAFFLKQVLDVSLKTQNSLFGKDASDEIYSSMYNDTMSKALSGGMGFSKLLYDFLKERG; encoded by the coding sequence ATGAAAGTAGATAATTTTTTAAGCACTTATAGTATGAATAATGCCTTGCTTGAACGTGCAGCTAAAGCAAGAAATTTAGAATCTGATTTTAAAATCAATAACAATGAGATAATAACAAAAACCAAAGAAGATGAAGCCTTAAAAGAGCAAACTGATGCTTTTGAAGCTTTTTTTCTAAAGCAAGTTTTAGATGTATCTTTAAAAACTCAAAATTCACTTTTTGGGAAAGATGCAAGTGATGAAATTTATTCATCTATGTATAATGATACCATGAGTAAGGCCTTAAGTGGCGGTATGGGATTTTCAAAATTATTATACGATTTTTTAAAAGAAAGGGGTTAA
- the flgK gene encoding flagellar hook-associated protein FlgK, which produces MGIFGTLYTGVTGLKASEVQIATTSNNISNANATFYTRQRVVQTTNGFVTTGGVQVGTGTAIESIVRLHDEYSYYKLKGASNQLEYTKYMASTLEEIAQRFPDLQSTGILQDLENYNKAWNDFASNPNENATKIALVKASQTLTESVNNTFATLDKIQKKVNDDIKNTVDEINRIGEEIATINKQIYGQEALPTDHANELRDRRDELELTLSKLVNAVASKNEINQDNRLDTTIIDPGHQYNLSIEGFSIVDGVNFHPLKLDYDDKNKAYSIYYETPDEKVRDLTAKINGGQLGAQLDLRGRNYSKSEGKYSDGIIQGYMDSLNTFAKTMINETNNLYASSAKSSATSDYLPGLTEDIPLVNYDRTIQPGSFDIVIYDDKGDKKLTKTITIDVNTTMEDVMRQITANTDDNGNNNANDDVDDHINASFSYDAKTGDSLFQINAKSGFKVAIEDKGTNFAGAFSIGGFFSGTNASDIKVKDSILNDPSTVRASLNGVDSGNDMANKIIQLQYSKVNFYNEDGTIDNLTMEEYYRKLTGKIGSDGENNNVVNASNQTLYNSVYSEYQSKSGVNTNEELAALIQWQSSYGAAAKIVTTVDQMLDTLLGLKS; this is translated from the coding sequence ATGGGTATTTTTGGAACTTTATATACAGGAGTTACCGGTTTAAAAGCAAGCGAGGTGCAAATTGCAACTACAAGTAATAACATCTCCAATGCAAATGCAACCTTTTATACTCGTCAAAGAGTAGTACAAACTACAAATGGCTTTGTTACAACAGGTGGAGTACAAGTTGGAACAGGAACAGCCATAGAAAGCATAGTCCGCTTGCATGATGAGTATTCATATTATAAGCTTAAAGGTGCTTCAAATCAGTTAGAATATACAAAATATATGGCCTCAACTCTAGAAGAAATTGCCCAACGCTTCCCTGATTTGCAAAGTACTGGAATTTTACAGGACTTAGAAAATTATAATAAAGCATGGAATGACTTTGCTTCAAATCCAAATGAAAATGCTACTAAAATAGCCCTTGTAAAAGCTTCTCAAACCCTAACAGAAAGTGTAAATAACACCTTTGCCACCTTAGATAAAATCCAAAAAAAAGTAAATGATGATATCAAAAACACTGTGGATGAAATCAATAGAATCGGTGAAGAAATCGCTACTATCAATAAACAAATTTATGGTCAAGAAGCTCTACCAACAGATCATGCAAATGAACTTAGGGATAGAAGAGATGAGCTTGAGCTTACTCTTTCAAAATTGGTCAACGCAGTAGCAAGCAAAAACGAAATCAATCAAGACAATAGACTTGATACTACAATCATCGATCCAGGACATCAATACAATCTCAGCATAGAAGGTTTTAGCATAGTAGATGGTGTGAATTTTCATCCTTTAAAACTTGATTATGATGATAAAAATAAAGCCTATAGTATTTATTATGAAACTCCAGATGAAAAAGTTCGCGATCTGACTGCAAAAATCAATGGCGGACAACTAGGAGCTCAACTTGACTTACGCGGAAGAAATTATAGCAAGAGTGAAGGAAAATATAGCGATGGAATCATCCAAGGCTATATGGACTCTTTAAATACCTTTGCAAAAACCATGATCAATGAAACCAATAATCTTTATGCAAGCTCGGCAAAAAGCTCGGCAACTTCTGATTATCTTCCAGGACTTACAGAGGATATTCCTTTGGTAAATTATGACAGAACTATACAACCAGGAAGCTTTGATATAGTTATTTACGATGATAAGGGTGATAAAAAACTTACAAAAACCATTACTATTGATGTTAATACCACTATGGAAGATGTCATGCGTCAAATCACTGCTAACACAGATGATAATGGCAACAATAATGCAAATGACGATGTTGATGATCATATCAATGCAAGTTTTAGCTATGATGCAAAAACAGGAGACAGTTTATTTCAAATCAATGCAAAATCAGGCTTTAAAGTAGCCATAGAAGATAAGGGAACCAATTTTGCCGGTGCATTTAGCATAGGAGGATTTTTTAGCGGAACTAATGCTAGCGATATCAAAGTAAAAGATTCTATCTTAAATGATCCAAGCACGGTAAGAGCTAGCTTAAATGGTGTTGATAGTGGAAATGATATGGCAAATAAAATCATACAACTTCAATACAGTAAAGTGAATTTTTACAATGAAGATGGAACAATTGATAATCTTACTATGGAAGAGTATTACCGCAAACTTACGGGTAAAATAGGTTCTGATGGTGAGAATAACAATGTCGTAAATGCAAGCAATCAAACGCTTTATAACTCCGTTTATAGCGAATATCAATCTAAAAGTGGAGTCAATACAAACGAAGAATTAGCCGCTCTCATACAATGGCAATCAAGCTATGGCGCTGCAGCAAAAATCGTAACCACAGTAGATCAAATGCTAGATACCTTGTTAGGGCTTAAATCCTAA
- a CDS encoding TIGR02757 family protein: MKNFIQLKTKLDSLVKEKNTNKALFESPDPLQIAKFHNDEFIALLCALFAYGNAKNIVNFLKKLDFSLLDLSQKQIQKELQNLKYRFQNERDIQEIFLTFSRLKNEISLHELFSTAYEKRENTTDAILAFLQKIKTLNSYSSYGYDFFFGKIWQNTPTSPLKRYNMYLRWMVRKDELDLGLFTKIHTKDLLIPLDTHTHKISLTLGLLKRKIYDYKSVLELTRNLKKLDANDPIKYDFALYRLGQNKELSKLKE, from the coding sequence GTGAAAAATTTTATCCAGCTTAAAACCAAACTCGATTCTTTAGTCAAAGAAAAAAATACCAACAAGGCTCTTTTTGAAAGTCCTGATCCTTTGCAGATTGCTAAATTTCATAATGATGAATTTATTGCTTTACTTTGTGCTTTATTTGCTTATGGAAATGCTAAAAATATAGTCAATTTTTTAAAAAAGCTTGATTTTTCTTTGCTTGATTTAAGCCAAAAACAAATTCAAAAAGAACTTCAAAATTTAAAATACCGCTTTCAAAATGAAAGAGATATACAAGAAATTTTTCTCACCTTTTCAAGACTTAAAAATGAAATTTCACTTCATGAGCTTTTTAGCACAGCCTATGAAAAAAGAGAAAATACCACCGATGCGATCTTAGCTTTTTTGCAAAAAATCAAGACTTTAAATTCGTATTCAAGTTATGGTTATGATTTTTTCTTTGGTAAAATTTGGCAAAATACTCCTACTTCACCTCTTAAGCGTTATAATATGTATCTAAGATGGATGGTTAGAAAAGATGAACTGGATCTTGGCCTTTTTACCAAAATTCACACAAAAGATCTTTTAATCCCACTTGATACACATACACATAAAATTTCCTTGACTTTAGGTCTTCTAAAGCGTAAAATATACGACTATAAAAGCGTTTTAGAACTCACACGTAATTTAAAAAAATTGGATGCAAATGATCCTATAAAATATGATTTTGCACTTTATCGTTTGGGGCAAAATAAAGAACTTAGCAAATTAAAGGAGTAA
- the truD gene encoding tRNA pseudouridine(13) synthase TruD, whose protein sequence is MNLAEENTIFKPLYSLKHSPINAYFSKNSDDFVVRERPLYEFSGKGEHLILHINKKDLSTNEALRILSEVSGVKMRDFGYAGLKDKQGSTFQYLSMPKKFESFLANFSHPKLKILETFIHENKLRIGHLKGNSFFIRLKKVLPSDALKLEQALINLDKQGFANYFGYQRFGKFGDNYKEGLEILRGKKMKNVKMKEFLISAFQSELFNRYLSKRVELSHFANDFTEKELAQIYNISKEEAKELKKQEQFFKLLKGEVLGHYPFGKCFLCEDLNTELERFKARDISAMGLLIGTKAYEASQGLALNLENEIFKDALEFKAKMQGSRRFMWSYLEDVKWRYDEQKAHFCMEFFLQKGSYATVVLEEILHKNLFE, encoded by the coding sequence ATGAATTTAGCGGAAGAGAACACCATTTTTAAGCCTTTGTATAGTTTAAAACATAGTCCTATTAACGCGTATTTTAGTAAAAATAGTGATGATTTTGTGGTGCGTGAAAGGCCTTTGTATGAATTTAGTGGCAAGGGCGAACATCTTATCTTGCATATCAATAAAAAAGATTTAAGCACCAATGAAGCTTTAAGAATTTTAAGCGAAGTAAGCGGGGTTAAGATGCGTGATTTTGGCTATGCTGGGCTTAAAGACAAGCAAGGCTCTACTTTTCAATACCTTTCTATGCCTAAAAAATTCGAGAGTTTTTTGGCTAATTTTTCTCATCCTAAGCTTAAAATTTTAGAAACTTTTATTCATGAAAATAAATTAAGAATAGGCCATTTAAAAGGAAATTCCTTTTTTATACGCTTAAAAAAAGTTTTACCTAGTGATGCTTTAAAATTAGAGCAGGCTTTGATAAATTTAGATAAACAGGGTTTTGCAAATTATTTTGGTTATCAACGCTTTGGAAAATTTGGGGACAATTACAAAGAAGGGCTTGAAATTTTACGTGGTAAAAAGATGAAAAATGTCAAAATGAAGGAGTTTTTAATCTCTGCTTTTCAAAGCGAGCTTTTTAATCGTTATTTGAGCAAAAGAGTGGAATTATCGCATTTTGCAAATGATTTTACTGAAAAAGAATTAGCACAAATTTATAACATCTCTAAAGAAGAAGCTAAGGAGCTTAAAAAACAAGAGCAGTTTTTTAAGCTTTTAAAAGGTGAAGTTTTAGGGCATTATCCTTTTGGAAAATGCTTTTTATGCGAGGATTTAAATACCGAGCTTGAACGCTTTAAGGCAAGAGATATTAGCGCTATGGGGCTTTTAATCGGCACTAAAGCCTATGAAGCAAGTCAAGGACTGGCTTTAAATTTGGAAAATGAAATTTTTAAAGACGCTTTGGAATTTAAAGCTAAAATGCAAGGCTCAAGACGCTTTATGTGGTCGTATTTAGAAGATGTTAAATGGCGTTATGATGAGCAAAAAGCTCATTTTTGCATGGAGTTTTTCTTGCAAAAAGGCTCTTATGCTACTGTGGTTTTAGAAGAGATTTTGCATAAAAATTTGTTTGAATGA
- a CDS encoding flagellar basal body P-ring protein FlgI: MRVLTFFLLLMTSVFATQIKDIANTVGVRDNQLIGYGLVVGLNGSGDGTSSKFTLQSISNLLQGMNIKVDPNDIKSKNTAAVMVTAKLPAFAKSGDKLDITVSSMGDAKSLQGGTLLLTALRGIDGEIYAIAQGSISTGGLTARPGGTGSHSTAATVMGGANVEREIPQNFSQIDDLTLSLKVADFKTASDIERILNTIFDEEVARAIDSRTVKLKKPEDLSNVDFMARVLEQDIAYTPQSKVIIDERTGTVIAGVDIEVEPVLITHKDITIKIDPNNNAAAAQNEIDMKDGGFVDPNSNTLRINNAKSTVANIARMLNKLGATPNDIIAIMENLKRAGAINADLEII, encoded by the coding sequence ATGAGGGTTTTAACATTTTTTTTACTTTTGATGACAAGTGTTTTTGCAACACAAATAAAAGATATAGCCAATACCGTAGGTGTAAGAGATAATCAACTTATAGGCTATGGTCTTGTTGTAGGGCTAAATGGTAGCGGAGATGGAACAAGCTCGAAATTTACACTACAATCCATATCCAATCTTTTGCAGGGTATGAATATCAAAGTAGATCCTAACGATATCAAATCAAAAAATACAGCAGCGGTTATGGTAACAGCCAAACTTCCAGCCTTTGCAAAAAGTGGAGATAAACTTGATATCACAGTTTCATCTATGGGCGATGCAAAATCTTTGCAAGGTGGAACACTCTTACTTACCGCACTTCGTGGAATCGATGGGGAAATTTATGCTATCGCACAAGGTTCTATCTCAACAGGAGGATTAACTGCTAGACCAGGAGGAACAGGCTCTCACTCTACTGCTGCTACTGTGATGGGCGGGGCTAATGTAGAAAGAGAAATTCCACAAAATTTTAGCCAAATTGATGATTTAACCCTAAGCTTAAAAGTAGCGGATTTTAAAACAGCAAGTGATATAGAAAGAATTTTAAATACCATATTTGATGAAGAAGTAGCTAGAGCTATTGATTCTCGCACAGTAAAACTTAAAAAACCTGAAGATCTTTCTAATGTTGATTTTATGGCAAGAGTTTTAGAGCAAGATATTGCTTATACTCCTCAAAGTAAGGTAATTATCGATGAAAGAACAGGAACAGTGATCGCGGGAGTGGATATTGAGGTTGAGCCTGTTTTAATCACTCATAAAGACATTACCATAAAAATTGATCCAAACAATAATGCAGCAGCGGCTCAAAATGAAATCGATATGAAAGATGGTGGCTTTGTAGATCCTAATTCAAACACCCTAAGAATCAACAATGCCAAAAGTACAGTTGCAAACATTGCTAGAATGCTAAACAAACTTGGAGCAACGCCAAATGATATCATCGCTATTATGGAAAATTTAAAAAGAGCGGGCGCTATCAATGCAGATTTGGAGATCATCTAA